A region from the Cellvibrio sp. PSBB006 genome encodes:
- the map gene encoding type I methionyl aminopeptidase has protein sequence MSVTIKTPEEIEKMRVAGRMAAEVLEMIGPFVQPGVTTAELDNICHNHIVEVQKAIPACLGYRGFPKSICTSVNQVVCHGIPSDKKVLKNGDIINIDVTVIYDGYHGDTSAMYFVGTPASHAERLVKVTQECMYKAIEIVKPGCTLGDIGHVIQQHAEGNYYSVVREYCGHGIGKVFHEEPQILHYGRPGTGMALREGMCFTIEPMINAGKPHTKLKSDGWTVETKDGRLSAQWEHTMVVTKDGVEVLTARTGEVF, from the coding sequence ATGTCTGTGACTATCAAAACCCCTGAAGAAATCGAAAAGATGCGTGTTGCGGGACGTATGGCCGCCGAGGTACTGGAGATGATCGGCCCCTTCGTGCAACCCGGCGTCACCACGGCCGAACTGGATAACATCTGCCACAACCACATCGTGGAGGTGCAGAAAGCCATCCCCGCCTGCCTTGGCTATCGCGGCTTCCCCAAATCTATCTGCACCTCGGTGAATCAGGTGGTCTGCCACGGCATTCCGTCGGATAAGAAAGTGCTCAAGAACGGCGACATCATCAATATCGATGTCACGGTGATTTACGACGGTTACCACGGCGACACCAGCGCCATGTATTTCGTGGGTACACCAGCCTCCCATGCGGAGCGTCTGGTTAAGGTGACCCAGGAATGTATGTACAAAGCAATCGAGATCGTAAAACCCGGTTGCACACTGGGTGATATCGGCCATGTGATTCAGCAGCACGCGGAAGGCAATTATTACTCGGTTGTGCGCGAATATTGCGGTCATGGTATTGGCAAGGTTTTCCATGAAGAACCACAGATTCTGCATTACGGTCGCCCGGGCACCGGGATGGCGTTGCGCGAGGGCATGTGTTTCACCATCGAGCCGATGATCAATGCCGGCAAACCACATACCAAGTTAAAAAGTGACGGTTGGACCGTGGAAACCAAAGACGGGCGCCTCTCCGCCCAATGGGAACATACCATGGTGGTAACCAAAGACG